The Sphingobacteriales bacterium DNA segment AAAGCTGCCCAAATCTTTGTTATGGGGTAATGTAAATTGTTGGTTAATAACTTTTTTATTGTATTGAAAAGCCCAAAGTTTAAAATGGAAGTTGAGCATATACTCCTTTTTGAAAAGGACAGTGCCTTTCCCACAAATCTGCTAAAACATTGCCGTATCGTGTTATTCCATCTTTCGACGTGGTTAGTAAGACCTGTTTCTTTCCCACTTTGGTATGAGTAGTTTGGTGCAGATAATTATAGGATTGCCAAAAACCAGAAAAACTATTGCACCGCAGATAACTGTAGGGTATTTTCCGCCACATACGCTTGCAGCTACCCATTTTCCCCAATAAAAAAGAAAATAATCTGCCTCGTTTGCTTATTTTCTGCTATCCAAATTCGTATGTGATTGATTTTTAATAGTATGTAAGAAAATATCTCATCTACTTCCAATACAGTATCTGCCTGAGTTGCTTGTACTGTACTTTTTGTACACACTTGCGTTTGGGCACTAAGACCCCAAACTCCTCCACAATCTTTGTTTGCACTTATAGCGTTTTATAGCGTTGTTTACCACTTACATTTTTGCCGTTTTTTACTATATTTGTGCCGCTACATTTATAACACTGGCAGGTTTGACTTATTATACGATTTTTCTTTTTTGCAAGAATACAGTATTATCAACAAATTATTAACACTGCCAAAGGAGAGATTAAGGGAGGTTACAATCAACCACCTCGCAAGCGGTGTGTATATGTTGCAAGTACACACCCAATCGGGCAAGGTTTTTACCCAAAAATTCATCAAATAATAAAAAGAATAATGACAAAAAATCAGGATAATTCCCCAATCCTAAAAATTAAGGTTCAGACGATAAAAACGGCAGTAAAAGAACAACTTTGCCACTTTGCCTAAAATAATAAAGCACCGATGATATTCTTACCATTTTACTATTTTTTTCACCGTGCTGCCTTGTTTGTTTTGTACATACAAAAAATACATTCCCTTCACAAAAGGGTGTAAAGATACTTGAAAATCAGAATGTGGGCTGTCGCTTTGAGCCAATACTCTGCCGTAGCTGTCCAATAAGGTATAGTTGAATTTTTGTGCTGCTGCTATCCAAATCAGGGCTTGGATGGCATCGTATTGCAAAGAAAAATCCGCAGCCTCTGCCGATACCAAGGCTGTGGGTGCTTCGCAGGATTCCAAAACACTTTCAATGGCAGTGGTGCAGCCGTAGTTGTCCGTAACAACAGAATTGTAGCTTTGCTGCATCGCCAATATATCGCCTTCATTGTTGCCTGTGATAGTATATGTAGTGCCACTGCCGCCCTGTACGTTTAAATGATATTGAGCCAAACCGCTGAGTTGTCCGTTGGGATTATACAAACATTCCCAATAGACGGTGGCGGTGAGCGGCTCTAAATGTTCAAAAACTGGGGCATTAGTGCTTACTATTTCAAAGCATAAATTTTGTGAAGTTGCAATATTTTTCAGGGCATTGTAAGTGGTAGTACCTATTTCAATATTATTGATAAATGTATTTTTCTGGTTATTTCGGATATTGACCACCCATATTTCATACTTACCTGCGGGCAAACCTTCAAAACTAAAAATACCTTCGGTTTCATTCAAAGCCACTATTTTTTTATTACCCGTTTGTTCGGCAAGCAAATACAAATTGCTGTATCCGTTGTTTTGATAATTAAACGTTTGCACTGCCTCATTATTGCCGCCAAAACAGATTTTGCGCTCCGCCGGCGCGGATAATATACCATAATCTGCCTGACAATTTTCGGTAGGGGTAATGGCTTCGTTGTCGCAAAGCGTAGTAACGGCGGCGTTGAGCAAACATTGTCGTTTAGAGTGCGTGTTGAGTACCTGCTGCATACGGGACACTTGTCCTTTGGTAAACATATACAAACATTCGTCGTAGGTATAGTCCAAAAAATTCATCGTCATATTATAACTGCCGCAGGAACTGGGCAATTCATCGGGGCAGGAAAGTGTTGCGCCTCCCTGATTGGGGGTGTCGCTAATGTCATCTGTGCCGCTGCAGGCTCCGTTATCATCGCCCCAAATGTGTTTTAATCCAAAAAAATGAGCCACTTCGTGCGTGAGCGTGCGCCCTTTGGTGTAGTTGCCTCCTTGCGCCGTGCCGCTTTCGTTGCCAAAAACACTATGTACAATCACCACCCCATCAGTGTTGTCGTCGCCCACCCCCGGAAATTGTGCATAGCCCAACGTCTGTCCGTTATCCAAAGAGGGAACTACCCAAATATTCAGGTAGTGGCACGGATTCCAAATATCAGCACCACCTTCCGAAACATTTTTACAGTCGTTCAGGGTATGAGAAAAATCGCTTTTGGTGGTATAAACACGATGAATACCATTAAATTCATTGCCTTGTATATCTTGTTTTGCCAAACAAAATTGTATGCCTGTGCCTTCATTGGCAAAGGCAGGTTTGAAAATGTCGGGCACCTGATTAATTTCAAAATTAGTGGCGGTATAGTCTGCGTTGAGGCTCTGAATTTGAGAAATGATTTGCGCTTCTGTAATGTTGTTTCCCTTGGTACTGCCATCGGCTTGATTATGCAATACATGTACCACTATCGGTATAACAATATCGGTGGTGGCGGTCAGCATCTCATCATTTTCCGAAAGTGATTTTTGTTTGTACATATTCTGATACTCCTTACGCTGGCTGCTCCACTCCTGAACGCTTTCGTAAGTGGCACAACGCTGTATTTTGTTTTGCGCCCATATTGTACACAAAGGTATCCCCAAAAAAGCAGCTAAAGTAAAAATTTTCAACATAATATATATTATTTACATAATAAGGAATAAGCACCTGTTCTTCCAATTATCCATCATCAATTACTTATATAATTAAATATCAATGCTTTATAGGCAAGCGAACAGCAAACTTATCATCAAGTGAGCCATAGCGCACCCACTATATTACAACAAAAATCAATCCATTTTTTGATAAAAAAACAAATGCATCATTATTTACAAAAATATATCTTGTTTACGCTTCAACACATATTGTACATTTTAATATAAAAAACAATTCCACAGCATTTTAAATGAGCGAAAATAGTATAGTTTTTTTTGAACAGATAGCAGAAAAATTCGTAACTTTGTGGCTTCAATTAATTAACCTAATCATCAAAAATATGCGTATCACAGGACATAAAAATCACAGTGCCGACCTGAGCGCACTGGGCATTCGCAATGCCACGGAATATTGGAATTTAACGCCTGCCGAACTCACGGAATTTACCCTTTGCAAAGGTCAGGGAAATTTGAACAATACAGGTGCTTTGGCAATTGATACCGGCGAATTTACAGGTCGCTCTCCTAACGACCGCTTTATTGTAAAAGATGCTATCACCGAGCATCATGTGGATTGGGGAGGAAAATTCAATATTCCTTTCAGTTCCGAAAACTTTGACAAGCTCTACGATAAAGTATGCGCTTATTTGGGCGAAAAAGAAGTGTTTGTACGCGATGCTTTCGCCTGCGCTCACCCCAAATACAAAATGGGCGTGCGCGTTGTTACGGAATATCCGTGGCAAAATATCTTTGCCTACAACATGTTCATTCGCCCTACGCAAGATGATATACAGCGTTTTCAGCCGGAGTGGCATGTAATTTCGGCTCCCGGCTTCCGCGCCAACCCCGCCGAAGACGGTACGCGCCAACACAATTTTGCCGTTATTAATTTTACGCGCAAAACCATCATCATCGGCGGCACAGGCTATACCGGTGAAATCAAAAAAGGTATCTTCAGTGTGTTGAATTTTGTGCTGCCCGTATTTAAAGGCGTATTGCCGATGCACTGCTCCGCCAATGTGGGCAAAGCCGAAGACACCGCTATTTTCTTCGGATTGTCGGGTACAGGAAAAACCACCCTTTCCGCCGACGAAAAACGCCGCCTCATCGGTGACGACGAACACGGCTGGGCTGATGATAATGTATTCAACTTTGAAGGTGGTTGCTATGCCAAATGTATCAACTTAGACCCCAACAAAGAGCCGCAGATTTTTGATGCCATTAAATTTGGTGCTTTGTTGGAAAATATCAACTTCAAATCCGGGACTCGCACGGTGGATTATGATAATGTGGACAAAACGGAAAATACCCGCGTGAGCTATCCTATTTATCATGTGGACAATATCGTATCCTCGCAAGTGGGTGGCAAGCCGCGTAATATTTTCTTCCTCACCTGCGATGCTTTCGGCGTGCTGCCTCCGATTTCGCGCCTCACTCCCCAACAAACCATGTATCACTTTATGTCGGGCTATACCGCCAAAGTAGCAGGTACAGAAGTGGGCATCACCGAGCCGCAAACTACTTTTTCGGCTTGCTTCGGCGCACCGTTTTTGCCTTTGCACCCTTCTAAATACGCCGAAATGTTGGGCGCAAAAATTAAAAACTCCAACGTAAATGTGTGGTTGGTGAATACCGGCTGGACAGCAGGCTCTTATGGTGTGGGCTATCGCATCAAATTGCGCGATACCCGCGCTATCATTCAGGCAGCATTGGAAGGAAAATTAGACAATGTACCCTACATTGATGACCCCATCTTTGGTTTGCAAGTACCTATGCAATGCCCCAATGTAGATTCCAACATGCTCAACCCCGAAAATACTTGGGCAGATAAAGATGCCTATCGCGCAACGGCTTTGGCTTTAGCCGAAAAATTTGTGAGCAATTTCAGAAAATTTGAAGCCGAAACCTCCGATGCTATTTTGTCGGCTGCACCGCGTACCGTGCTGGTATAATTTGTATTTTTTCTGTAATATACATATAAAAAGAGGAGCGAAAATTTCGCTCCTCTTTCTTTTTGAGGTGAATAGTTATAGGCTTCATAATAAAGCGGCAATTTTCAACGCTTTGTAATTTCAGGCAGTGTTAAATTTTGAACAGCAAATGATATAAAACATTGAAAATGATGTATTTAACCAATGATTTATCATTTACAACTAAGCACTACTTAATTTCAAACTTGGCTTTAATTTCGTATCGCAATTTGATGCTTGCTACATTTTCAATAGCATCTTTATCGTCATTTGTGGTACTACGATAAACGTTTGAATACGCATTAGGTTCTCCATACCAATAACTACTGTGGTCTGGCATCTCTTCAATGGAGATAACACTTCCTATTTGTTCTCCAACACTTTCTAATAAATAGGTTGCCTTTTCTTTAGCTGCTTTAATAGCATCTATTTTTACTTCTTTTCTGTATTTCTGAATATCACTATTACTTGTGCTTGCGATACTAATATTCTGTACCCACGGTTTATCCAAATCTTTTACTAAGTTTAAGAAATTAGTTTCTTTATTTAGTTTCAAACTAACATTCTTTCTTGTTTGGTAGCTACTTCTGTAACTCCACCAATGCCACCAATGCCACCACGAATCAGAATTATTTAGTGTCAGACTATTCGTATTAATACCATTATTTTTTAAAATTTCATAAAATTCCTTTTCTATTTCCTTTAACTCCACTGTTCTTTTTCCGTTTTTTTCGTACTCTACCAATGTAATTTTTAACTCAATTTCGTCCGGTTGAATGGTCATTTCGGCACTACCGGTCACTTCAATAAATTTTCTGTTATCAAAATTTTGCTGTGCTTGTAATTGAGTGCTACAAGTCAGGATAAACAGAAGAAAAAATAACAGTTTTGTGTTTTTCATTTTTTCAAATATTTAAATGATTGATTTTAAACGATTAAACCCAGACAACAATTAAAACATCTTGGTTTATTTCAATTTTTTCCTTTTTCCTTATTTCGGCTTTTAGCGGCAGCAGATATGTTTTGTGTTTAGTATCAAACCAAAGAGCCGTTTCCCATTGGCTGCCGCCGATTTTTGCAGTTGCCTTTAGCCGCCCCCAG contains these protein-coding regions:
- a CDS encoding SIMPL domain-containing protein, whose translation is MKNTKLLFFLLFILTCSTQLQAQQNFDNRKFIEVTGSAEMTIQPDEIELKITLVEYEKNGKRTVELKEIEKEFYEILKNNGINTNSLTLNNSDSWWHWWHWWSYRSSYQTRKNVSLKLNKETNFLNLVKDLDKPWVQNISIASTSNSDIQKYRKEVKIDAIKAAKEKATYLLESVGEQIGSVISIEEMPDHSSYWYGEPNAYSNVYRSTTNDDKDAIENVASIKLRYEIKAKFEIK
- a CDS encoding DUF1905 domain-containing protein, with product MNDKIKYEFSAKVWKHSASGGWHFVSLPAAMAAEIKENLKWQQEGWGRLKATAKIGGSQWETALWFDTKHKTYLLPLKAEIRKKEKIEINQDVLIVVWV
- the pckA gene encoding phosphoenolpyruvate carboxykinase (ATP) — encoded protein: MRITGHKNHSADLSALGIRNATEYWNLTPAELTEFTLCKGQGNLNNTGALAIDTGEFTGRSPNDRFIVKDAITEHHVDWGGKFNIPFSSENFDKLYDKVCAYLGEKEVFVRDAFACAHPKYKMGVRVVTEYPWQNIFAYNMFIRPTQDDIQRFQPEWHVISAPGFRANPAEDGTRQHNFAVINFTRKTIIIGGTGYTGEIKKGIFSVLNFVLPVFKGVLPMHCSANVGKAEDTAIFFGLSGTGKTTLSADEKRRLIGDDEHGWADDNVFNFEGGCYAKCINLDPNKEPQIFDAIKFGALLENINFKSGTRTVDYDNVDKTENTRVSYPIYHVDNIVSSQVGGKPRNIFFLTCDAFGVLPPISRLTPQQTMYHFMSGYTAKVAGTEVGITEPQTTFSACFGAPFLPLHPSKYAEMLGAKIKNSNVNVWLVNTGWTAGSYGVGYRIKLRDTRAIIQAALEGKLDNVPYIDDPIFGLQVPMQCPNVDSNMLNPENTWADKDAYRATALALAEKFVSNFRKFEAETSDAILSAAPRTVLV
- a CDS encoding T9SS type A sorting domain-containing protein produces the protein MLKIFTLAAFLGIPLCTIWAQNKIQRCATYESVQEWSSQRKEYQNMYKQKSLSENDEMLTATTDIVIPIVVHVLHNQADGSTKGNNITEAQIISQIQSLNADYTATNFEINQVPDIFKPAFANEGTGIQFCLAKQDIQGNEFNGIHRVYTTKSDFSHTLNDCKNVSEGGADIWNPCHYLNIWVVPSLDNGQTLGYAQFPGVGDDNTDGVVIVHSVFGNESGTAQGGNYTKGRTLTHEVAHFFGLKHIWGDDNGACSGTDDISDTPNQGGATLSCPDELPSSCGSYNMTMNFLDYTYDECLYMFTKGQVSRMQQVLNTHSKRQCLLNAAVTTLCDNEAITPTENCQADYGILSAPAERKICFGGNNEAVQTFNYQNNGYSNLYLLAEQTGNKKIVALNETEGIFSFEGLPAGKYEIWVVNIRNNQKNTFINNIEIGTTTYNALKNIATSQNLCFEIVSTNAPVFEHLEPLTATVYWECLYNPNGQLSGLAQYHLNVQGGSGTTYTITGNNEGDILAMQQSYNSVVTDNYGCTTAIESVLESCEAPTALVSAEAADFSLQYDAIQALIWIAAAQKFNYTLLDSYGRVLAQSDSPHSDFQVSLHPFVKGMYFLYVQNKQGSTVKKIVKW